A region from the Citrobacter telavivensis genome encodes:
- the cspF gene encoding cold shock-like protein CspF, with product MSHKMTGIVKSFDIFSGKGLITPSDGRKDVLLHISDVNSRESELLISGNRIEICRFNDLRGPMAANIYLS from the coding sequence TTGTCCCATAAAATGACAGGAATTGTCAAAAGCTTTGACATTTTCAGTGGTAAGGGCCTCATCACCCCTTCAGATGGCCGAAAAGACGTTCTGCTTCACATTTCGGACGTTAACTCCCGTGAATCAGAATTACTCATCTCAGGAAACCGCATTGAAATTTGCCGGTTCAACGATCTCAGGGGGCCTATGGCTGCGAACATCTACCTTTCCTGA
- a CDS encoding DinI-like family protein, which translates to MFVELVYDKRNVAGLPGASSIILAELTKRVHRIFPDAEVKVKPMQANALNSDCTKTEKERLNRMLEEMFEESDMWLVSE; encoded by the coding sequence ATGTTTGTTGAGCTGGTTTATGACAAGAGAAACGTTGCTGGATTGCCAGGAGCAAGTAGCATCATTCTGGCAGAACTGACAAAGCGGGTGCACCGGATTTTTCCCGATGCCGAGGTGAAGGTAAAGCCAATGCAGGCCAATGCTTTAAACAGCGACTGCACAAAAACTGAGAAAGAAAGGCTGAACCGCATGCTTGAGGAAATGTTCGAAGAATCTGACATGTGGCTGGTGAGCGAGTGA